From candidate division KSB1 bacterium, one genomic window encodes:
- a CDS encoding STAS domain-containing protein has protein sequence MNITKDFDGQAVIIKIGGNILSGVDANQVHQMIHEELELGHEKFILDMSGVSLINSSGVGILIGSLTAARSQGGDLHLAAPSEKVSDVLRMMKLDQVFQMFDSIESAKQSFF, from the coding sequence ATGAATATCACTAAAGATTTTGATGGTCAAGCGGTAATCATTAAAATTGGTGGAAATATTCTTTCCGGGGTAGATGCAAACCAGGTTCATCAAATGATTCATGAAGAACTCGAATTAGGTCATGAAAAATTTATATTGGATATGTCTGGTGTATCATTGATTAACAGTTCAGGAGTAGGGATTTTAATCGGATCTCTTACTGCGGCTCGCAGCCAAGGTGGGGATTTACACCTTGCAGCTCCGTCTGAAAAAGTGTCCGACGTACTTCGTATGATGAAATTAGATCAAGTCTTCCAAATGTTTGATTCCATCGAATCGGCCAAACAAAGCTTCTTCTAA